In Flavobacterium sp. N3904, one DNA window encodes the following:
- a CDS encoding DUF808 domain-containing protein produces the protein MASGFFALLDDIAAIMDDVAVMSKIAAKKTAGILGDDLAVNAEKASGFISSRELPVLWAIAKGSFINKLIILPIAFLLSAFFPLAIIIILVLGGLFLAYEGAEKIYEYFFPHSHSTAEITMETFTEEEILTFEKEKIKSAIVTDFILSVEIVIIALGTVIGESILSQIVVVSIIAILATVGVYGIVALIVRMDELGFKLIGLSSKERSVSKTIGNILVQALPKVIKSLAVIGTIALLLVAGGIFVHNIDFLHHLFPQLPSIVKEFSTGLIVGFAVLGIINLFKKMLGKK, from the coding sequence ATGGCATCAGGTTTTTTCGCACTATTAGATGATATCGCAGCAATTATGGATGATGTTGCCGTAATGAGCAAAATTGCTGCTAAAAAAACAGCTGGCATTTTAGGCGATGATTTGGCCGTAAATGCCGAAAAAGCTTCGGGATTTATTTCTTCGAGAGAACTCCCCGTATTATGGGCAATTGCAAAAGGTTCTTTTATCAACAAATTAATTATTTTGCCAATCGCCTTTCTTTTAAGTGCTTTTTTTCCTTTGGCAATTATAATAATTCTGGTGCTTGGCGGACTTTTCTTAGCCTATGAAGGTGCCGAAAAAATATACGAATACTTCTTTCCACACTCCCATTCAACAGCCGAAATCACAATGGAAACTTTTACTGAAGAAGAAATTTTGACTTTTGAAAAAGAAAAAATAAAATCAGCCATAGTAACCGATTTTATTTTATCCGTAGAAATTGTAATCATTGCGCTAGGCACCGTTATAGGCGAATCGATTCTATCACAGATTGTTGTAGTTTCCATAATTGCAATATTAGCAACTGTTGGGGTTTATGGCATTGTGGCCCTAATTGTCAGAATGGATGAACTGGGTTTTAAACTTATCGGACTGAGCTCCAAAGAACGCAGTGTATCCAAAACTATTGGTAATATTCTGGTACAAGCACTACCAAAAGTCATCAAAAGTTTAGCTGTTATTGGTACAATTGCTTTGCTGTTAGTTGCTGGCGGTATATTTGTACATAATATCGATTTTTTACATCATTTATTTCCCCAATTGCCTTCCATTGTAAAAGAATTCAGTACAGGACTTATAGTTGGGTTTGCTGTTTTGGGAATTATAAACCTATTCAAAAAGATGTTAGGGAAAAAGTAA
- a CDS encoding ABC transporter ATP-binding protein produces the protein MKILYTYIKEHKPLLFLALFLAAINQCFSLCDSIIIGKLLNECGVGVTNFNHNFPNFTKAVLGWLALSLGAAMLSRIAKNFQDYFTNIIIQRTGAKMYTDGIQKALELPFQDFEDQRSGETLGKLQKVKIDCEKFITLSISLVFQSLIGITFVVIYAISIDWLLGPIFLATVPVIAFISSFLGKKIKKVSREILGETTALAGATTESLRNIELVKSLGLTEQEVNRLNSTTIKILGLELKKVRFIRSLSFIQGTTVHFMRTALVFALYMFIFKGIIKPGDLITLMFFSFFLFNPLQELGNVIATYNETKASMDNFGDLMNAKSEEKPLFPKTIGFINNLRFSNISFKHQTATSYAVKDISFEAKAGETIAFVGPSGSGKTTLVKMLVGLYTPEEGAIFYNNINAKEIDLTELRQQLGFVTQDAQLFSGTIKDNLLFVKPNATDEEINDVLQKSACQNLLERAEKGLDTTIGEGGIKVSGGEKQRLSIARALLRNPRLLLFDEATSALDSITEEEITQTIRSISSKQDQITVLIAHRLSTIMHADRIYVLEQGNIIEQGRHQDLLDEKGLYYAMWRQQIGERKIV, from the coding sequence ATGAAAATTTTATATACCTACATAAAAGAACACAAACCACTATTGTTCTTAGCCTTGTTTCTGGCCGCCATTAACCAATGTTTTTCTTTATGTGATTCCATTATAATTGGTAAGTTATTGAATGAATGCGGCGTTGGAGTTACCAATTTCAATCATAATTTTCCAAATTTCACTAAAGCGGTTTTGGGCTGGCTGGCGCTGTCTTTGGGAGCGGCAATGCTCTCCCGAATAGCCAAGAATTTTCAGGATTATTTTACCAACATCATCATTCAGCGTACGGGTGCAAAGATGTACACAGACGGGATTCAAAAAGCGTTGGAGTTGCCTTTTCAGGATTTTGAAGACCAGCGAAGCGGTGAAACATTGGGAAAACTTCAGAAAGTAAAAATAGATTGCGAAAAATTTATCACTTTGTCTATTTCATTGGTTTTCCAATCCCTAATTGGTATCACATTTGTGGTGATTTATGCTATTTCTATCGACTGGCTGTTGGGACCTATCTTTTTAGCAACAGTCCCGGTTATCGCTTTTATCAGTTCTTTTTTGGGTAAAAAAATCAAAAAAGTTTCCAGAGAAATTTTGGGTGAAACCACTGCTTTGGCTGGTGCTACCACCGAATCATTACGTAATATAGAATTGGTAAAAAGTTTAGGTTTGACTGAACAAGAAGTGAACCGTTTGAACAGTACAACCATAAAAATATTAGGGCTAGAATTGAAGAAAGTACGTTTTATCCGTTCGCTGAGTTTTATTCAAGGAACAACGGTTCATTTTATGAGAACGGCCTTGGTTTTTGCATTATACATGTTCATTTTTAAAGGGATTATCAAGCCGGGAGATTTGATTACGTTAATGTTTTTCTCTTTCTTTTTGTTTAATCCGTTGCAGGAATTGGGGAATGTAATAGCGACTTATAACGAAACAAAAGCTTCGATGGATAATTTTGGTGATTTGATGAACGCCAAAAGCGAAGAGAAACCTTTATTTCCAAAAACAATTGGTTTTATCAATAATTTGAGGTTTTCAAATATTTCATTTAAGCACCAAACTGCCACTTCTTACGCTGTCAAAGACATTTCTTTTGAGGCCAAAGCGGGAGAAACTATTGCTTTTGTTGGACCATCGGGAAGCGGAAAAACGACTTTGGTCAAAATGTTGGTTGGATTGTACACTCCAGAGGAAGGTGCTATTTTTTACAATAATATAAACGCCAAAGAAATTGATTTAACCGAGTTGCGCCAACAATTGGGTTTTGTAACTCAAGATGCACAATTGTTTTCGGGAACGATAAAAGACAATTTACTGTTTGTAAAACCCAATGCAACCGATGAAGAAATCAATGATGTACTGCAAAAATCGGCTTGTCAGAATTTACTAGAACGCGCCGAAAAAGGCTTGGACACGACTATTGGCGAAGGCGGTATCAAAGTATCTGGTGGGGAAAAACAACGATTATCTATCGCAAGAGCATTATTGAGAAATCCAAGATTACTGTTGTTTGACGAAGCTACATCTGCATTAGATTCTATCACCGAAGAAGAAATCACACAAACTATCCGAAGCATTTCATCCAAGCAGGACCAGATTACTGTATTAATAGCCCACCGTTTGTCTACCATTATGCATGCTGACCGAATATATGTATTGGAGCAGGGAAATATTATAGAACAAGGAAGACATCAAGATTTACTGGATGAAAAAGGTTTGTATTACGCTATGTGGAGACAACAAATAGGGGAGAGAAAAATAGTTTAA
- a CDS encoding DUF6169 family protein: MYEYILKEGVDPLFSFTTKHGLNYFITFRKMDFGNAYFQNLYSVDFWEMGNQKFYKDAKIEITITTIICNYFKSHPNSILHYVCDSMDLKQDYRKRLFDQWYKKFQTKEFSKLNFEYQIQEENINYNLGFIFKNDCYEMNEVIENITLQLDEFTSLK; encoded by the coding sequence ATGTATGAATATATTCTAAAAGAGGGCGTTGATCCTCTTTTTTCATTTACGACTAAACACGGTCTAAACTATTTTATAACTTTCAGAAAAATGGATTTTGGCAATGCCTATTTTCAAAATTTATATTCTGTAGATTTTTGGGAAATGGGTAATCAAAAATTTTACAAAGACGCTAAAATTGAAATTACAATTACAACCATTATTTGTAATTATTTCAAGAGCCATCCAAATTCAATACTACATTATGTCTGCGACAGTATGGATTTGAAACAAGATTATAGAAAAAGACTATTTGACCAATGGTACAAAAAGTTTCAAACTAAGGAATTTTCAAAACTTAATTTTGAATATCAAATTCAGGAAGAAAATATAAATTACAATCTAGGTTTTATATTCAAAAATGATTGTTATGAAATGAATGAAGTAATTGAAAATATTACTCTACAACTAGATGAATTTACCAGTCTTAAATAA